The sequence AGCAATCGTCGTTGTGCCATAAGGGGTGCCACCACGGGTCTGCGAAACATCAAACAGCTCTTTCGCGCCATAGCCGATAGGCACAATGATAAAACCGTGATGTGCCAGTGTGGTCCAAGTGGAGGTAATGGTGTGCTCTTGGCCGCCGCCCGTGCCAGTTGAGGAGAATACGCTGCCGACTTTGCCATACAGCGCACCTGATGCCCATAAGCCACCAGTTTGATCGAGGAAGGTCCGCATCTGCCCCGCCATATTACCGAAGCGGGTTGGCGTGCCAAAAATGATGCCATCGTAATCAGCCAGCTCTTGTGGGGTCGCCACTGGCGCTTGCTGGCCCGTTTTACCGCCTGCATTAGCGAACGCCTCGGCAGGCATGGTTTCCGGCACCCGTTTTATTGTCACTTCAACGCCGCTGACTTTTTTTGCGCCTTCGGCTATTGCGCCAGCCAGTGTCTCGATATGCCCATACATGGAGTAATAAAGTACTAAAATTTTCGCCATCTCGCGTTGCTCCAATCAAATTTATTGAATAATGCTGATGATGTCATCATAGTCGCTGCTAATGATACTAATTAACCATACGCCATTATATGTCGGCTGCAACTTTGCCCGCACAGAAAGTGAAACACCGACAAAAGTGTTGAGGCTAACATCTGCACTCACCGCTAATAACGTGTTTTAAAAATCCAATAGGAGAGTAGTAAGGCAAAGCCGGATAAAGAGATATAGATGCCCGCATAAATCAGACCATAGGGTAATACCGTGTCGATAATTAAGGGAGTCATACCACCCAATAGGCTGATTGAGATATTGCAGCCAACACCCATGGTCGCGGTGTGCCCATCGGCCACTTTAGCGATTATAGATAAATGACCACAAAGTATCATGGCCGCATTCGTAGTGATAAATAACTGAGCTAATAGAACCAGCTCAAAAACAGTGCTGGATAAAAGTAAATAGAGTGGTGCTGAAAATAGTATTAAACTATAGACCCCCCATGAAAATACTTTCTCTGCATTAGCATACTTATCTGCGAGCCAGCCAGTTAACATCAATAAGCATAAAAAGAGTGAGGTGGAAAATACCGCATATAAACTTTTAAAACTGCCAATATGGAGTGACTCTCGTATTATCGACATTGACATATTTTGTGCATAAAAAACAGTGGTGGCAGGGGCCATAATTAAGCATATATGCATGATGTCAGCCCAGTTAATGCGGCGCGTATGAGTCCTTGTCGACTGGCGAGGTAATTTAACTCTGAAATAGAAACTCACGGCGATATTAACAATGCCGAGCAGTAAAGGAATACGCCAACCAACGGTCTGCATGGTTTCCGAGTCAAGAGTGTGTTCAAGTGCATAGACAATAATCAGTGATGCCAGCACCCCAATGAGGGAACTCCCCACAATCAAACTGCAAATCCTGGCACGCTCGTGAGTGGCAGGATCATCATAAAGATAAGTGGTCAACGAGGCTATTTCACCACCAAAGCTAAGTGATAAAGTCATTTGAAGCAGTAATACCACCAGCGGCGCGTAATAACCTAATGTATCGATGGGTAACAGTGCCATACACAGGGTGGCGACCCCAGTGACAGAACTGGTGAGAATCAATGCCGATTTACGGCCCACTCTGTCAGCGTAACGACCAATAATATAGCCACCCAGCGGTCTGGTGATAAATCTAAGCGCAAATATCCCCCAGACAATACTTTCAGAATTCTGATACCCCTGCCGCGCGAATTCGGCACTCAGATACATTGATATCGCAGCAAATACCGCAATATCATAATATTCCAACGTATTACCTGCGACCGCCCCTAATCTGAATTTCCATTTCATTTTATTCCCTCATGCATTACATCAATATCTTATTACTGATAATTCCATTTATTTTCATATTATCGACATCACTCCAGTCAAAGCAGTTGGCGAAAGCACTCCTCATTTTAGTGCAATTAATTTCAAATTGATTATTTGTAGCATCCATAAATACTCCTGATTTAAGTGGTGACGGCGAGTGCGGTATGATTTATATAGCTCTAACATATCGTCATTTTAAATAAAAGATCTTTTTATAGTGACAGCATGTTAACTATTTATCTTTTAGACTGCTTAATAACAGCTCGTTTTTTTTAGATAATTATCAAACTAAAGTTAGCAACAGGAATTAATTTATAAGGTCATCTATATATGACTAATAAAGACAATATTGATTGGTGTGGGTTTGATATTATTTCGGCCT comes from Yersinia mollaretii ATCC 43969 and encodes:
- the wrbA gene encoding NAD(P)H:quinone oxidoreductase, encoding MAKILVLYYSMYGHIETLAGAIAEGAKKVSGVEVTIKRVPETMPAEAFANAGGKTGQQAPVATPQELADYDGIIFGTPTRFGNMAGQMRTFLDQTGGLWASGALYGKVGSVFSSTGTGGGQEHTITSTWTTLAHHGFIIVPIGYGAKELFDVSQTRGGTPYGTTTIAGGDGSRQPSAEELAIARFQGEHVAKITAKLKS
- a CDS encoding MFS transporter gives rise to the protein MKWKFRLGAVAGNTLEYYDIAVFAAISMYLSAEFARQGYQNSESIVWGIFALRFITRPLGGYIIGRYADRVGRKSALILTSSVTGVATLCMALLPIDTLGYYAPLVVLLLQMTLSLSFGGEIASLTTYLYDDPATHERARICSLIVGSSLIGVLASLIIVYALEHTLDSETMQTVGWRIPLLLGIVNIAVSFYFRVKLPRQSTRTHTRRINWADIMHICLIMAPATTVFYAQNMSMSIIRESLHIGSFKSLYAVFSTSLFLCLLMLTGWLADKYANAEKVFSWGVYSLILFSAPLYLLLSSTVFELVLLAQLFITTNAAMILCGHLSIIAKVADGHTATMGVGCNISISLLGGMTPLIIDTVLPYGLIYAGIYISLSGFALLLSYWIFKTRY